In the genome of Phacochoerus africanus isolate WHEZ1 chromosome 10, ROS_Pafr_v1, whole genome shotgun sequence, one region contains:
- the SMIM20 gene encoding small integral membrane protein 20 isoform X2 — protein sequence MSTNLRTALIFGGFITLIGAAFYPIYFRPLMRLEEYQKEQAINRAGVVQEDVQPPGLKVWSDPFGRK from the exons ATGTCCACGAATCTGCGCACCGCGCTCATTTTTGGTGGCTTCATCACCCTGATCGGCGCCGCCTTCTACCCCATCTACTTCCGGCCCCTAATGCGGCTGGAGGAGTACC AGAAGGAACAGGCCATAAACCGGGCTGGTGTTGTTCAGGAAGACGTGCAGCCACCAg GGTTAAAAGTGTGGTCGGATCCATTTGGCAGGAAGTGA
- the SMIM20 gene encoding small integral membrane protein 20 isoform X1: MSTNLRTALIFGGFITLIGAAFYPIYFRPLMRLEEYPKWKPAVNLIKMYLLNPEGPVCFPCSIFTKKEQAINRAGVVQEDVQPPGLKVWSDPFGRK, encoded by the exons ATGTCCACGAATCTGCGCACCGCGCTCATTTTTGGTGGCTTCATCACCCTGATCGGCGCCGCCTTCTACCCCATCTACTTCCGGCCCCTAATGCGGCTGGAGGAGTACC CAAAATGGAAACCTGCTGTCAACCTCATCAAGATGTACTTGCTGAATCCTGAGGGGCCCGTTTGTTTTCCCTGCAGCATATTCACAA AGAAGGAACAGGCCATAAACCGGGCTGGTGTTGTTCAGGAAGACGTGCAGCCACCAg GGTTAAAAGTGTGGTCGGATCCATTTGGCAGGAAGTGA